A region from the Hippoglossus hippoglossus isolate fHipHip1 chromosome 16, fHipHip1.pri, whole genome shotgun sequence genome encodes:
- the zdhhc18a gene encoding palmitoyltransferase ZDHHC18a isoform X1, producing MKNCEYQQIDPRALAVSPSSAQNHTEKKAQRPRRKWEAFPGKNRFYCDGRIILARQSGVLPLTLGLIVVTCGLFFAFDCPFLVQHLTVFIPVIAAVLFVFVVVSLLRTSFIDPGILPRATPDEAADIEKQIDTSGSSTYRPPPRTKEILINQQVVKLKYCFTCKMFRPPRTSHCSLCDNCVERFDHHCPWVGNCVGKRNYRFFYSFIISLSFLTSFIFGCVVTHITLRSQAGKSLVQAIQESPGSVVELVICFFSIWSILGLSGFHTYLVASNLTTNEDIKGSWSSKRGAEDSGNPYSYNSIITNCCATLCGPMPPSLIDRRGFLPPEEAISAASASEIELPLFTAKNDAHMCTQSTKDMLDRMVHSSDFHGLCPPGTPKTTPLGLEVSSTQAPSAEPSPSVGCLQQSVRQSVATPCPPFSRSSKRDSLHSMNPAFRLASPSPSLSRTSLILGDAPDNGFIPIP from the exons ATGAAGAACTGCGAGTACCAGCAGATCGACCCGCGGGCGCTGGCGGTGTCGCCCTCGTCGGCGCAGAACCACACCGAGAAGAAGGCGCAGCGGCCGCGGAGGAAATGGGAAGCGTTCCCCGGGAAGAACCGGTTCTACTGCGACGGGCGGATCATCCTGGCCAGACAGAGCGGTGTCCTCCCTCTGACACTGGGCCTTATTGTCGTCACCTGTGGCCTTTTCTTCGCATTCGA ttGCCCCTTCCTGGTGCAGCATCTGACCGTCTTCATACCTGTGATCGCTGCGgtgctttttgtgtttgtggtcgTCTCCCTGCTGAGAACCAGCTTCATAGACCCCGGCATCCTGCCCAGGGCCACCCCGGATGAAGCTGCAGACATAGAGAAGCAGATAG ACACTTCAGGATCCTCTACATATCGCCCCCCTCCACGAACCAAGGAGATCCTCATCAACCAGCAGGTGGTAAAGCTCAAATACTGCTTCACTTGTAAAATGTTCCGGCCTCCTCGAACCTCCCACTGCAGCCTGTGCGACAACTGTGTGG AACGATTTGATCATCACTGCCCATGGGTTGGGAACTGTGTGGGCAAACGCAATTACCGCTTTTTCTACAGCTTCATTATTTCCCTGTCATTTCTGACATCGTTCATATTTGGCTGTGTCGTCACACACATCACTCTGC GTTCTCAAGCAGGGAAAAGCCTTGTTCAAGCCATTCAGGAGAGCCCTGGAAG TGTGGTGGAGTTGGTgatttgtttcttctccatctgGTCTATACTGGGCCTCTCAGGCTTCCATACATACTTAGTAGCCTCCAACCTCACGACAAACGAAGAT ATTAAGGGCTCCTGGTCAAGTAAAAGAGGTGCAGAGGATTCTGGGAACCCGTACAGTTACAACAGCATCATAACCAACTGCTGTGCGACGTTATGTGGCCCCATGCCCCCGAG tCTGATTGACAGACGAGGTTTCCTTCCTCCTGAGGAGGCgatctctgctgcctctgcctctgagATCGAGCTGCCACTCTTCACGGCCAAGAACGACGCGCACATG TGCACTCAGAGCACAAAGGACATGCTGGACAGGATGGTCCATTCCTCCGACTTCCACGGCCTGTGCCCCCCCGGCACCCCAAAGACCACCCCTCTCGGCCTCGAGGTTTCCAGCACGCAGGCACCTTCTGCAGAGCCTTCACCGTCTGTCGGCTGCTTGCAGCAAAGCGTTCGACAGTCGGTGGCCACTCCTTGCCCCCCGTTCAGCAGGAGCAGCAAGAGGGACTCGCTGCACTCCATGAATCCAGCGTTTCGCCTGGCTTCTCCTTCGCCGTCGCTGAGCCGCACCAGCTTGATTCTGGGTGACGCACCCGACAATGGCTTTATCCCAATACCCTGA
- the zdhhc18a gene encoding palmitoyltransferase ZDHHC18a isoform X2 has translation MKNCEYQQIDPRALAVSPSSAQNHTEKKAQRPRRKWEAFPGKNRFYCDGRIILARQSGVLPLTLGLIVVTCGLFFAFDCPFLVQHLTVFIPVIAAVLFVFVVVSLLRTSFIDPGILPRATPDEAADIEKQIDTSGSSTYRPPPRTKEILINQQVVKLKYCFTCKMFRPPRTSHCSLCDNCVERFDHHCPWVGNCVGKRNYRFFYSFIISLSFLTSFIFGCVVTHITLRSQAGKSLVQAIQESPGSVVELVICFFSIWSILGLSGFHTYLVASNLTTNEDIKGSWSSKRGAEDSGNPYSYNSIITNCCATLCGPMPPSLIDRRGFLPPEEAISAASASEIELPLFTAKNDAHMEENCQDFSLSCKA, from the exons ATGAAGAACTGCGAGTACCAGCAGATCGACCCGCGGGCGCTGGCGGTGTCGCCCTCGTCGGCGCAGAACCACACCGAGAAGAAGGCGCAGCGGCCGCGGAGGAAATGGGAAGCGTTCCCCGGGAAGAACCGGTTCTACTGCGACGGGCGGATCATCCTGGCCAGACAGAGCGGTGTCCTCCCTCTGACACTGGGCCTTATTGTCGTCACCTGTGGCCTTTTCTTCGCATTCGA ttGCCCCTTCCTGGTGCAGCATCTGACCGTCTTCATACCTGTGATCGCTGCGgtgctttttgtgtttgtggtcgTCTCCCTGCTGAGAACCAGCTTCATAGACCCCGGCATCCTGCCCAGGGCCACCCCGGATGAAGCTGCAGACATAGAGAAGCAGATAG ACACTTCAGGATCCTCTACATATCGCCCCCCTCCACGAACCAAGGAGATCCTCATCAACCAGCAGGTGGTAAAGCTCAAATACTGCTTCACTTGTAAAATGTTCCGGCCTCCTCGAACCTCCCACTGCAGCCTGTGCGACAACTGTGTGG AACGATTTGATCATCACTGCCCATGGGTTGGGAACTGTGTGGGCAAACGCAATTACCGCTTTTTCTACAGCTTCATTATTTCCCTGTCATTTCTGACATCGTTCATATTTGGCTGTGTCGTCACACACATCACTCTGC GTTCTCAAGCAGGGAAAAGCCTTGTTCAAGCCATTCAGGAGAGCCCTGGAAG TGTGGTGGAGTTGGTgatttgtttcttctccatctgGTCTATACTGGGCCTCTCAGGCTTCCATACATACTTAGTAGCCTCCAACCTCACGACAAACGAAGAT ATTAAGGGCTCCTGGTCAAGTAAAAGAGGTGCAGAGGATTCTGGGAACCCGTACAGTTACAACAGCATCATAACCAACTGCTGTGCGACGTTATGTGGCCCCATGCCCCCGAG tCTGATTGACAGACGAGGTTTCCTTCCTCCTGAGGAGGCgatctctgctgcctctgcctctgagATCGAGCTGCCACTCTTCACGGCCAAGAACGACGCGCACATG GAGGAGAACTGTCAGGATTTTTCTTTGTCCTGCAAAGCCTGA
- the pigv gene encoding GPI mannosyltransferase 2: protein MDVRAVLEFATVTRGLSLVLQAVLNAAIPDHEADAFKPPRTEEPLYLDSTVDWLLGGLSHWDAEHYLFIAERGYLYEHNFAFFPLFPIVLRGLAETLLWPLSGWLSVRGRLLVAVALGNSALFLLSVVALYALSRIVLQDRRLALLSSLLYCITPANVFMTAGYAESLFAALTFGGLFLLEKGFTFRACLALSIATAARSNGLVNIGFLLYLPSLHAISQIRLYRTTLKGHLKVFHYIWVIIRLLLTSLLGTAIIVLPFCAFQYYGYRTFCTPSNSMEWIPPALLSLAERKGYRFPDVNRPPPLWCMRPLPLLYSHIQDVYWDVGFLRYFELKQIPNFILALPMATIGIMAAYAYFLANPELCLRLGLWETGATKGLDKPTPGMFNPRVFVYIVHSTVLLVFGTLCMHVQVLTRFMASSSPVPFWISAHLLLLNEPLLHRRITSNPNVHLQTHSRNGCKHTPQNPIIALLPHFKSCSPTTQSILGYFLSYWVLGLALHCNFLPWT from the exons ATGGATGTCCGAGCAGTGCTGGAGTTCGCCACAGTCACCAGGGGCCTGTCGCTGGTTTTACAG GCGGTCTTGAACGCAGCCATCCCTGACCATGAAGCTGATGCGTTCAAGCCCCCGCGGACAGAGGAGCCTCTGTATCTGGACTCGACAGTGGACTGGTTACTGGGTGGCCTCTCCCACTGGGACGCCGAGCACTACCTCTTCATCGCCGAGAGAGGATACCTCTATGAGCACAACTTTGctttcttccccctcttccccATCGTCCTCCGTGGCCTGGCAGAGACGCTGCTGTGGCCCCTGAGTGGCTGGCTGAGCGTGCGGGGCCGTCTGCTGGTGGCCGTGGCCCTGGGGAACAGTGCCCTCTTCCTGCTGAGTGTGGTCGCCCTGTACGCGCTCAGCAGGATCGTCCTGCAGGACAGACGCCTCGCCCTGCTCTCCAGCCTCCTCTACTGCATCACTCCTGCCAATGTGTTCATGACAGCTGGGTATGCAGAGAGCCTGTTTGCCGCCCTTACGTTCGGCGGCCTCTTCCTCCTGGAGAAAGGTTTCACCTTCAGAGCCTGCTTGGCCCTCAGTATAGCCACTGCAGCACGATCCAACGGACTTGTCAATATTGGTTTTCTACTGTATCTACCGTCACTGCACGCCATCTCTCAGATTCGTTTATATCGTACTACGTTAAAAGGCCACCTTAAAGTCTTCCACTACATCTGGGTCATCATTCGTCTTCTGCTCACCTCCCTCTTGGGAACTGCGATTATTGTCCTTCCCTTCTGTGCGTTCCAGTACTATGGGTATAGGACGTTTTGCACACCCTCCAACTCCATGGAGTGGATCCCTCCAGCTCTTCTCTCATTGGCTGAACGGAAGGGCTATCGGTTTCCAGATGTAAACCGTCCGCCGCCACTGTGGTGCATGAGACCCCTCCCATTACTCTACTCTCACATCCAGGACGTGTATTGGGACGTCGGCTTCCTCCGTTACTTTGAGCTGAAACAGATACCTAACTTTATTCTGGCTCTACCTATGGCTACCATCGGCATAATGGCAGCTTATGCATATTTTCTTGCTAATCCAGAACTGTGTCTGAGACTTGGACTTTGGGAGACGGGTGCAACTAAAGGGCTCGACAAACCCACACCGGGAATGTTCAACCCCagagtgtttgtgtatattgTGCATTCTACTGTACTCCTGGTGTTCGGAACCTTGTGCATGCACGTGCAG GTTCTGACCAGATTCATGGCCTCGTCGTCTCCCGTGCCGTTCTGGATAAGTGCTCATCTGCTTCTCCTCAATGAGCCACTTCTTCATCGAAGAATAACATCCAACCCCAATGTGCATCTACAGACACACTCCAGAAACGGATGCAAACATACACCTCAGAACCCCATCATTGCACTGCTGCCACATTTTAAATCCTGCTCTCCCACCACACAGAGCATCCTGGGATACTTCCTCTCTTACTGGGTGCTGGGGCTCGCACTGCATTGTAACTTCTTGCCATGGACTTGA